The following proteins come from a genomic window of Pseudomonas putida:
- a CDS encoding SPOR domain-containing protein, protein MAVLDKGMKQRMVGALVLVALAVIFLPMLFTREDEMRQVHVEAPQAPAMPSLPEVKVEPVAVPEPQVIPEAPQQAPVVIDESTAPASTPSQPITPSPQTQAQVQPPKPQAPAPAPKVEAKAAATPAPAAPSKIDVNGLPVSWSIQLASLSNRAGAEKLQQTLRSQGYNAYIRTAGGMNRVYVGPLIERAEAERVRDAVNRQNSLKGFVVRFQPERS, encoded by the coding sequence ATGGCTGTGCTGGATAAAGGGATGAAACAGCGCATGGTGGGTGCGCTGGTGCTGGTGGCGCTGGCGGTTATCTTCCTGCCGATGCTGTTTACCCGCGAGGACGAGATGCGCCAGGTGCACGTCGAAGCCCCGCAGGCACCGGCCATGCCCAGCCTGCCGGAAGTGAAGGTGGAGCCGGTTGCCGTACCGGAGCCGCAGGTTATTCCGGAGGCGCCGCAGCAGGCGCCCGTGGTGATCGACGAGTCGACTGCCCCGGCCAGTACACCGAGCCAGCCAATTACCCCGTCGCCGCAGACCCAGGCGCAGGTTCAGCCGCCCAAGCCGCAGGCGCCCGCGCCCGCGCCCAAGGTAGAGGCCAAAGCTGCTGCAACACCAGCGCCTGCCGCACCATCGAAGATCGACGTCAATGGCCTGCCAGTCAGTTGGTCGATCCAGCTGGCCAGTCTGTCCAACCGCGCCGGTGCCGAAAAGCTGCAGCAAACCTTGCGTAGCCAAGGTTATAACGCCTATATCCGTACAGCGGGTGGCATGAACCGTGTGTACGTGGGGCCGTTGATCGAGCGCGCCGAGGCCGAGCGCGTGCGCGACGCGGTCAACCGTCAGAACAGCCTCAAGGGCTTTGTGGTGCGCTTCCAGCCCGAGCGCAGCTGA
- a CDS encoding acetyl-CoA carboxylase carboxyltransferase subunit beta, translated as MSNWLVDKLIPSIMRSEVKKSSVPEGLWHKCPSCEAVLYRPELEKSLDVCTKCNHHMRIGARARIDIFLDAEGRAELGADLEPVDRLKFRDGKKYKDRLTAAQKQTGEKDALISMSGTLMGMPIVVSAFEFSFMGGSMGAIVGERFVRAANYALENRCPMVCFSASGGARMQEALISLMQMAKTSAVLARLREEGIPFISVLTDPVYGGVSASLAMLGDVIVGEPKALIGFAGPRVIEQTVREKLPEGFQRSEFLLEHGAIDLIISRGELRPRLARLLAQMTGQQTPEEAREAAAVA; from the coding sequence ATGAGCAACTGGTTAGTCGACAAACTGATCCCTTCGATCATGCGTTCCGAGGTGAAGAAGAGCTCGGTGCCCGAGGGCCTGTGGCACAAGTGCCCGTCCTGCGAGGCCGTGCTGTATCGTCCGGAGCTGGAAAAGTCCCTGGATGTCTGCACCAAGTGCAATCACCACATGCGTATCGGCGCACGTGCGCGCATCGACATTTTCCTTGACGCTGAAGGCCGGGCTGAACTGGGCGCTGACCTGGAGCCGGTCGACCGCCTGAAGTTCCGTGATGGCAAGAAGTACAAGGACCGCCTGACCGCTGCGCAGAAGCAGACCGGCGAAAAGGACGCGCTGATCTCCATGAGCGGCACCCTGATGGGCATGCCGATCGTGGTTAGCGCCTTCGAGTTCTCGTTCATGGGCGGCTCCATGGGTGCCATCGTCGGCGAGCGCTTCGTACGCGCGGCCAACTATGCCCTGGAAAACCGCTGCCCAATGGTTTGCTTCTCCGCTTCGGGCGGTGCGCGCATGCAGGAAGCGCTGATCTCGCTGATGCAGATGGCCAAGACCTCGGCCGTGCTGGCGCGCCTGCGTGAAGAAGGCATCCCGTTCATCTCGGTCCTGACCGACCCGGTGTATGGTGGTGTTTCCGCCAGCTTGGCGATGCTAGGTGACGTCATCGTCGGTGAGCCAAAGGCCCTGATCGGCTTCGCCGGCCCACGCGTGATCGAGCAGACCGTACGCGAGAAGCTGCCTGAAGGCTTCCAGCGCAGCGAGTTCCTGCTGGAGCACGGCGCCATCGACCTGATCATCTCCCGTGGCGAATTGCGCCCGCGTCTGGCCCGCCTGCTGGCGCAGATGACCGGTCAGCAAACCCCGGAAGAAGCGCGTGAGGCGGCTGCCGTCGCGTGA
- the truA gene encoding tRNA pseudouridine(38-40) synthase TruA — MLLDIIDTATAESAAEGYSRIALGVEYKGARYRGWQRQASGVPSVQQALEQALSKVANEPISVICAGRTDAGVHGCGQVVHFDTRAVRDERAWTMGTNFNLPHDISVVWSRPMPADFHARFKACARRYRYVIYNDPIRPAHLAEEVTWNHRPLDVDRMAEAAQFLLGTHDFSAFRASQCQAKSPIKHIYHLRVTRHGQMIVLDVRATAFLHHMVRNIAGVLMAIGAGERPVSWAREVLEGRNRREGGVTAHPYGLYLVQVEYPEAFALPKRYIGPHFLSGYEALAD, encoded by the coding sequence ATGCTCTTGGACATCATCGACACCGCTACCGCCGAATCCGCGGCCGAAGGCTACTCCCGCATCGCCCTGGGCGTGGAATACAAAGGTGCGCGCTACCGCGGCTGGCAGCGCCAGGCCAGCGGCGTGCCGAGTGTCCAGCAAGCCCTGGAGCAAGCGCTGTCCAAGGTCGCCAACGAGCCGATTTCGGTGATTTGCGCCGGGCGTACCGACGCCGGCGTTCACGGCTGCGGGCAGGTCGTGCACTTCGATACCCGTGCCGTGCGTGACGAGCGCGCCTGGACCATGGGCACCAACTTCAACCTGCCGCACGACATCAGCGTGGTCTGGTCGCGGCCAATGCCGGCCGACTTTCATGCCCGCTTCAAGGCCTGCGCCCGGCGCTACCGCTACGTGATCTACAACGACCCGATTCGCCCGGCGCACCTGGCCGAGGAAGTGACCTGGAACCACCGCCCGCTGGACGTCGATCGCATGGCCGAGGCCGCGCAGTTCCTGCTCGGTACCCATGACTTCAGCGCCTTCCGCGCCAGCCAGTGTCAGGCCAAATCACCCATCAAGCACATCTATCACCTGCGTGTTACCCGCCATGGTCAGATGATCGTGCTGGACGTGCGTGCCACCGCCTTCCTGCACCACATGGTGCGTAACATTGCCGGTGTGCTGATGGCCATCGGCGCCGGCGAGCGTCCGGTTTCCTGGGCCCGCGAAGTGCTGGAAGGGCGCAACCGCCGCGAAGGTGGGGTAACGGCCCACCCATACGGGCTTTACCTGGTGCAGGTGGAGTACCCCGAAGCGTTTGCGTTGCCCAAGCGTTACATCGGCCCACACTTTTTGAGTGGTTACGAGGCGTTGGCAGACTGA
- the folC gene encoding bifunctional tetrahydrofolate synthase/dihydrofolate synthase, translating into MKQRSLGEWLAYLEQLHPSAIDMGLERSQKVLARLSLGKLAPRVVTVTGTNGKGSTCAFVASLLRAQGLKVGVYSSPHLLRYNERVMIDGQEASDERLCEAFAAVEAARGDISLTYFEMGTLAAFWLFYQSQLDAVVLEVGLGGRLDTVNVVDADFALVTSIGVDHVDYLGDTRELVAFEKAGIFRPGKPALCGDLDPPKPLLDKAAELAAPLFLRGREFDLASTDGCWSWRGTAADGAQVELHDLPLLDLPMENATLALQAYLLMGLPWDPAQVRQALLDTRITGRLDLRNLNWQGKPVALLLDVGHNPHAAQYLARRLAARPLKGRRLAVFGLLADKDLEGVIAPLQGLIDDWAVAPLDTPRSRPAAELVTSLANLGAAVKSYASVDAALEGQCAQATADDQILLFGSFFCVAQALEWLERHAQEGGIDGCAG; encoded by the coding sequence ATGAAACAACGATCCCTGGGCGAATGGCTCGCCTACCTCGAGCAATTGCACCCCTCGGCCATCGACATGGGCCTGGAGCGGTCGCAGAAGGTGCTTGCCCGCTTGTCGCTGGGCAAGCTGGCGCCGCGCGTGGTGACGGTAACCGGCACCAACGGCAAGGGTTCGACCTGTGCCTTCGTGGCTTCGTTGCTGCGTGCCCAGGGGCTCAAGGTCGGTGTATACAGTTCGCCGCACCTGTTGCGTTACAACGAGCGGGTGATGATCGATGGCCAGGAGGCCAGCGATGAGCGCCTGTGCGAAGCCTTCGCCGCCGTCGAGGCGGCACGGGGCGATATTTCCCTGACCTACTTCGAGATGGGTACGTTGGCCGCGTTCTGGTTGTTCTACCAGTCGCAGCTGGATGCCGTGGTGCTCGAGGTGGGCCTTGGTGGCCGCCTGGATACCGTGAACGTAGTGGATGCCGACTTCGCCCTGGTGACCAGCATCGGTGTCGACCATGTTGATTACCTGGGGGATACCCGCGAGCTGGTGGCCTTCGAGAAGGCTGGCATCTTCCGCCCGGGCAAGCCGGCCTTGTGCGGCGACCTGGATCCGCCCAAGCCGTTGCTGGACAAGGCCGCCGAACTGGCTGCGCCACTGTTCCTGCGCGGTCGGGAATTCGACCTGGCCAGCACCGATGGCTGCTGGAGCTGGCGCGGTACTGCGGCTGATGGCGCGCAGGTAGAGCTGCATGACCTGCCTTTGCTTGACCTGCCCATGGAAAACGCCACGCTGGCCCTGCAGGCTTACCTGCTGATGGGGCTGCCGTGGGATCCGGCGCAGGTTCGCCAGGCGCTGCTGGATACCCGTATCACTGGGCGTCTCGACCTCCGTAATTTGAACTGGCAGGGCAAGCCGGTAGCGTTGCTGCTGGATGTCGGGCATAACCCGCATGCGGCGCAGTACCTGGCCAGGCGCCTGGCGGCCCGGCCGCTGAAGGGGCGTCGCCTCGCGGTATTTGGCCTGCTCGCCGACAAGGATCTGGAGGGCGTTATCGCGCCGCTGCAGGGCCTCATCGACGACTGGGCGGTGGCGCCGCTGGATACCCCGCGCAGTCGCCCGGCCGCAGAGCTGGTCACGTCCTTGGCGAACCTCGGTGCCGCGGTGAAGTCTTATGCCAGCGTCGACGCAGCCCTTGAAGGGCAATGTGCGCAGGCGACGGCGGATGATCAGATCCTGCTGTTCGGTTCGTTTTTCTGTGTCGCCCAGGCGCTGGAATGGCTGGAGCGGCACGCCCAGGAGGGTGGAATAGATGGCTGTGCTGGATAA
- a CDS encoding CvpA family protein, whose protein sequence is MAFTLVDWAIIAIIAVSTLISLKRGFVKEALSLLIWIIAGAVAWMFGGSLSVYLESYIQTPSMRVIAGCAILFVATLLVGAMVNFLVGELIRVTGLSGTDRFLGMAFGAARGALLVVVAIGLISLGPVQQDTWWQESRLIPQFLLVADWSKNLILGFTDQWTPSGLISTPADLPFKEQLLGPSKP, encoded by the coding sequence GTGGCATTTACCTTGGTTGATTGGGCGATCATCGCGATCATCGCCGTCTCCACATTGATCAGTCTCAAGCGCGGCTTCGTCAAGGAGGCCTTGTCCTTGCTCATCTGGATCATTGCCGGTGCGGTTGCCTGGATGTTCGGCGGTTCGCTCTCGGTGTATCTTGAGAGCTATATCCAGACGCCATCGATGCGCGTCATCGCTGGCTGCGCCATTCTTTTCGTCGCCACCTTGCTGGTGGGGGCCATGGTCAACTTCCTTGTCGGTGAGCTGATCCGCGTGACCGGGCTGTCCGGCACCGATCGTTTCCTGGGCATGGCCTTCGGCGCAGCGCGCGGGGCCTTGCTGGTAGTGGTGGCCATAGGCCTGATCAGCCTGGGGCCGGTTCAACAAGATACCTGGTGGCAGGAATCACGCCTGATACCACAGTTTCTCTTGGTCGCCGACTGGTCGAAAAACCTGATTCTGGGTTTCACCGACCAATGGACGCCCAGTGGCCTGATCAGCACTCCGGCTGATCTTCCGTTCAAGGAACAGTTGCTCGGGCCGTCCAAGCCCTGA
- a CDS encoding aspartate-semialdehyde dehydrogenase, which yields MTHPLDIAVVGATGSVGEALVQILEELAFPVATLHLLASMESAGSSVMFAGKKLKVREVDSFDFAQVKLAFFATGAAVSRSFAGKALQAGCTVIDLSGGLDDALALVPEANAERLASLSLPARIVSPCSAAVALAVALAPLKGLLDIERVQVMAALAVSAQGREAVSELARQTAELLNARPLEPRFFDRQVAFNLLAQVGAADEQGHTALERRLVSELRVLLGLPDLKISVSCVQVPVFFGDSFSVAVQSRRPVDLEAVNQALDAADSVERVENDDYPTPVGDAVGQDVVYVGRVRHGVDEDQQLNLWLTTDNVRKGAALNAVQVAQLLIKHMP from the coding sequence ATGACACACCCTTTGGATATCGCCGTCGTCGGCGCCACCGGCAGCGTCGGTGAAGCCTTGGTACAGATCCTCGAAGAGCTGGCATTCCCGGTTGCTACCTTGCATCTGCTGGCCAGCATGGAATCGGCGGGCAGCAGCGTGATGTTCGCTGGCAAGAAACTGAAGGTGCGTGAAGTCGACAGCTTCGACTTCGCCCAGGTCAAGCTGGCCTTCTTCGCCACCGGGGCCGCCGTCAGCCGCAGCTTTGCCGGTAAGGCGCTACAGGCGGGCTGCACGGTGATCGATCTGTCCGGCGGCCTGGACGATGCCCTGGCCCTGGTGCCGGAAGCCAACGCCGAACGCCTGGCCAGCCTGTCGTTGCCAGCGCGCATCGTCAGCCCATGCTCGGCCGCAGTAGCCCTGGCCGTCGCGCTGGCGCCGCTCAAGGGCCTGCTCGACATCGAGCGGGTACAGGTGATGGCCGCGCTGGCGGTATCTGCGCAAGGCCGTGAAGCGGTCAGCGAGCTGGCCCGGCAAACCGCCGAACTGCTCAATGCCCGCCCGCTGGAGCCGCGCTTCTTCGACCGCCAGGTGGCATTCAACCTGCTGGCCCAGGTCGGTGCGGCCGATGAGCAGGGCCATACCGCGCTGGAGCGCCGCCTGGTCAGTGAACTGCGCGTGCTGCTGGGCTTGCCTGATCTGAAGATTTCCGTGAGCTGTGTTCAAGTCCCGGTGTTTTTCGGCGATAGCTTCAGTGTGGCCGTGCAGAGCCGTCGTCCGGTCGATCTGGAAGCGGTCAACCAGGCTCTGGACGCGGCTGACAGCGTGGAACGGGTGGAAAACGATGATTATCCGACCCCGGTAGGTGACGCAGTAGGCCAAGACGTGGTCTATGTTGGACGTGTACGTCACGGTGTTGATGAAGACCAGCAACTCAACCTTTGGCTGACCACCGACAACGTGCGCAAAGGCGCCGCGCTCAATGCCGTGCAAGTGGCGCAATTGTTGATTAAACACATGCCGTAA
- the purF gene encoding amidophosphoribosyltransferase: MCGIVGIVGKSNVNQALYDALTVLQHRGQDAAGIVTSHDGRLFLRKDNGLVRDVFQQRHMQRLVGNIGIGHVRYPTAGSSTSAEAQPFYVNSPYGITLAHNGNLTNVEQLAKEIYESDLRHVNTNSDSEVLLNVFAHELAVRGKLQPTEEDVFAAVSHVHSRCVGGYAVVAMITGYGIVGFRDPHGIRPVVFGQRHTDEGVEYMIASESVALDVLGFTLIRDLAPGEAVYITEEGQLFTKQCAEAPKLQPCIFEHVYLARPDSIIDGVSVYKARLRMGEKLADKIMRERPDHDIDVVIPIPDTSRTAALELANRLGVKFREGFVKNRYIGRTFIMPGQAARKKSVRQKLNAIELEFRGKNVMLVDDSIVRGTTCKQIIQMAREAGAKNVYFCSAAPAVRYPNVYGIDMPSVHELIAHNRTTEQVGELIGADWLVYQDLPDLIDSVGGGKIKIEQFDCAVFNGEYVTGDIDEAYLDRIEQARNDLAKVKNQAVSAIIDLYNN, translated from the coding sequence ATGTGTGGCATCGTCGGTATCGTCGGTAAGTCGAACGTCAATCAGGCGCTGTATGACGCGCTTACGGTCCTCCAGCACCGCGGCCAGGACGCTGCCGGTATCGTGACCAGCCATGACGGCCGGTTGTTCCTGCGCAAGGATAATGGCCTGGTGCGCGACGTGTTCCAGCAGCGCCACATGCAGCGCCTGGTAGGCAACATCGGCATTGGCCACGTGCGCTACCCGACTGCGGGCAGCTCGACCTCGGCCGAGGCCCAGCCGTTCTACGTCAACTCGCCTTACGGCATCACCCTGGCTCACAACGGCAACCTGACCAACGTCGAGCAGTTGGCCAAGGAGATCTACGAGTCCGACCTGCGTCACGTCAACACCAACTCCGACTCGGAAGTGCTGCTGAACGTGTTCGCCCATGAGCTGGCGGTGCGCGGCAAGCTGCAGCCGACCGAAGAAGACGTGTTCGCTGCGGTCTCCCATGTGCACAGCCGCTGCGTTGGCGGTTACGCCGTGGTGGCCATGATCACCGGCTACGGCATCGTCGGTTTCCGCGACCCCCATGGCATTCGCCCGGTGGTGTTCGGCCAGCGTCACACCGACGAAGGCGTGGAATACATGATCGCCTCGGAAAGCGTTGCCCTGGACGTGCTCGGCTTCACCCTGATCCGCGACCTGGCACCGGGCGAAGCGGTGTACATCACCGAAGAAGGCCAGCTGTTCACCAAGCAGTGCGCCGAAGCGCCAAAGTTGCAGCCGTGCATCTTCGAGCACGTCTACCTGGCTCGCCCGGACTCGATCATCGATGGGGTCTCGGTGTACAAGGCGCGTCTGCGCATGGGTGAAAAGCTGGCCGACAAGATCATGCGCGAGCGCCCCGATCATGATATCGACGTGGTCATCCCGATCCCGGATACCAGCCGTACTGCCGCGCTGGAACTGGCCAACCGGCTGGGCGTCAAGTTCCGCGAAGGTTTCGTCAAGAACCGTTACATCGGCCGTACCTTCATCATGCCCGGCCAGGCTGCGCGCAAGAAGTCGGTGCGTCAGAAGCTCAACGCTATCGAGCTGGAGTTCCGCGGTAAGAATGTGATGCTGGTGGACGACTCGATCGTGCGCGGCACCACCTGCAAGCAGATCATCCAGATGGCCCGCGAAGCCGGCGCCAAGAATGTCTACTTCTGCTCCGCGGCTCCTGCAGTACGCTACCCCAACGTCTACGGCATCGACATGCCGAGTGTTCACGAACTGATCGCCCACAACCGCACCACCGAACAGGTGGGTGAGTTGATCGGCGCCGATTGGCTGGTCTATCAGGACCTGCCAGACCTGATCGACTCGGTCGGCGGCGGCAAGATCAAGATCGAGCAGTTCGATTGCGCGGTGTTCAACGGTGAGTACGTCACTGGCGATATCGACGAAGCCTACCTCGACCGCATCGAGCAGGCCCGTAACGACTTGGCCAAGGTCAAGAACCAGGCCGTCAGCGCGATCATCGACCTTTACAACAACTGA
- a CDS encoding phosphoribosylanthranilate isomerase encodes MSNVRSKICGITRIEDALAAAEAGADAIGFVFYAKSPRAVDVRQARAIIAELPPFVTTVGLFVNASRCELNEILEVVPLDLLQFHGDETPQDCEGYHRPWIKALRVRPGDDLEAACRLYAGARGILLDTYVPGVPGGTGEAFDWSLVPARLGKPIILAGGLSADNVGQAIAQVKPYAVDVSGGVEQAKGIKDAAKIEAFMKAVKQA; translated from the coding sequence ATGAGCAATGTTCGCAGCAAGATCTGCGGGATTACCCGCATCGAAGACGCACTGGCCGCTGCCGAAGCGGGTGCCGATGCCATCGGCTTCGTCTTCTATGCCAAGAGCCCGCGGGCAGTGGACGTGCGCCAGGCGCGGGCGATCATCGCCGAGTTGCCGCCATTCGTGACCACGGTCGGGTTGTTCGTCAATGCCTCGCGCTGCGAGCTGAACGAGATCCTCGAAGTGGTTCCGCTGGACCTGCTACAGTTTCACGGCGATGAAACCCCGCAGGACTGTGAAGGTTACCACCGCCCCTGGATCAAGGCCCTGCGTGTGCGCCCCGGCGACGACCTTGAGGCCGCCTGCCGGCTTTACGCGGGTGCCCGCGGCATTTTGCTGGACACCTATGTGCCGGGCGTACCCGGGGGAACCGGTGAGGCGTTCGACTGGTCATTGGTGCCGGCGCGTCTTGGCAAGCCGATCATCCTCGCGGGTGGGCTGTCGGCCGATAACGTTGGCCAGGCCATTGCACAGGTAAAGCCTTACGCGGTGGATGTCAGCGGTGGCGTCGAGCAGGCCAAGGGCATCAAGGATGCGGCGAAGATCGAGGCCTTCATGAAGGCGGTGAAACAGGCTTGA
- a CDS encoding LysM peptidoglycan-binding domain-containing protein: MLRIRKLVLAMAAASALSSGMANALGLGELTLKSAQNQPLDAEIELLDVRDLKATEVAPSLAPPEEFSKAGVAFPTYLEDLTFTPVINPNGKSVLRVTSSQPLPGPVVKFLVQVMWPQGRLLRDYSVLLDQAKAQGEKPAAGNVTPAMTGASSYTTQRRDTLWQIAARNTQGGSIQQTMIAIQALNPDAFIGNNINQLKVGQVLRLPDQQQIQSIAQGEANREVAEQYAAWREGRRLGPRARQLDATRRGAAEAAPSRIAQGDNLRLVSPGNQADAGQAKALSDKLAMAQESLDTSRRDNEELKSRMADLQSQLDKLQRLIELKNSQLARLEGQGAAASTAAAATPDQPAVQPAPAAADTAPKPVPAAQPVPASQPKGALDAVLGNPWLLGIIAGSSILVLALLLWLLARKRKAQQEAEKHLRMARALEEEQGTGFDSDTESFDGVEATEPGVTLSPAVVAASAAAAVAAEKVAEPAAEAELEPEPQADPHAALLAQVDQCLSEGRLNRAADLLEPAVAAAPERDDLRLKLMDVYARQGDQSAFAEQERQLPASEQNVAEVAGLKERYPAMLGLAAAGLGAAALAAEMDEQYVQELLHDEPEAPVVADVVPDEVSGFEPQVEAEPEAVGQAEPEAELDAFDEVPALDVSGLDGQDLDSAFDLSLDDELADEDPLAASVLDEPVAQGGVPDELVIAEPVLDEPVQEEAQPEEPPFAVDAELQADADADFEAMLAQAEPQPAVDLSDFDLDISEPVAPATPDTVEQGPVDVAAELAAFDSEPEFDPVSEFDLPSDFDLSLSLDDDSPAAKSFASELDDVNAELDKLSQSLETPSLEPHFTSEDAVAQPEPEPLDDLDFDFFSGSDEVATKLDLARAYIDMGDSQGARDILDEVVKDGDDSQRQEAEDMLSRLV, encoded by the coding sequence ATGCTTCGAATTCGCAAACTGGTTCTGGCCATGGCTGCAGCATCCGCGCTGTCGTCTGGCATGGCGAATGCGCTGGGCCTGGGGGAGCTGACCCTGAAGTCGGCACAGAATCAGCCGCTGGACGCCGAGATCGAATTGCTCGACGTGCGCGACCTCAAAGCCACCGAAGTGGCGCCGAGCCTGGCGCCACCGGAAGAGTTCAGCAAGGCCGGGGTGGCGTTTCCGACCTACCTCGAAGACCTGACCTTCACTCCGGTGATCAACCCAAACGGCAAAAGTGTGCTGCGCGTGACGTCAAGTCAGCCGCTGCCAGGGCCGGTGGTCAAGTTCCTGGTGCAGGTGATGTGGCCGCAGGGTCGCTTGCTGCGTGACTATAGCGTGCTGCTCGACCAGGCCAAGGCACAGGGCGAGAAACCTGCAGCGGGCAATGTCACACCGGCCATGACCGGTGCCAGCAGCTACACCACCCAGCGTCGCGACACCTTGTGGCAGATTGCCGCGCGTAATACCCAGGGTGGTTCGATCCAGCAAACCATGATTGCTATCCAGGCTTTGAACCCGGACGCCTTCATCGGCAACAACATCAACCAGTTGAAGGTTGGCCAGGTACTGCGCCTGCCCGATCAGCAGCAGATCCAGAGTATCGCCCAGGGCGAGGCGAACCGCGAGGTGGCCGAGCAGTATGCCGCCTGGCGTGAAGGCCGTCGCCTGGGCCCGCGTGCCCGCCAGCTGGATGCCACCCGTCGTGGCGCCGCCGAGGCTGCACCGTCGCGTATCGCCCAGGGCGACAACCTGCGCCTGGTCAGCCCGGGCAATCAGGCCGATGCCGGCCAGGCCAAGGCATTGAGTGACAAACTGGCCATGGCCCAGGAAAGCCTGGACACCAGCCGTCGCGACAACGAAGAACTGAAAAGCCGCATGGCGGACCTGCAGAGCCAGCTGGACAAGCTGCAACGCCTGATCGAGTTGAAGAACAGCCAGCTGGCACGCCTGGAAGGCCAGGGCGCAGCCGCGTCGACAGCGGCTGCCGCTACCCCGGACCAGCCAGCGGTCCAGCCGGCGCCTGCTGCTGCCGATACCGCACCCAAGCCTGTGCCGGCCGCTCAGCCTGTTCCCGCCAGCCAGCCGAAAGGTGCGCTCGACGCGGTCCTGGGCAACCCGTGGCTTTTGGGGATAATTGCCGGTTCCAGCATCCTGGTGCTGGCACTGCTGCTGTGGCTGCTGGCGCGCAAGCGCAAAGCCCAGCAAGAAGCTGAGAAGCACCTGCGCATGGCGCGGGCGCTGGAAGAAGAGCAGGGCACAGGTTTCGACAGCGATACCGAGAGCTTCGACGGCGTCGAAGCCACGGAGCCTGGCGTAACCCTGTCGCCGGCTGTGGTCGCCGCTTCGGCTGCTGCTGCCGTCGCTGCGGAAAAAGTGGCGGAACCGGCCGCCGAGGCAGAGCTCGAGCCTGAACCGCAAGCAGACCCGCACGCCGCACTGCTGGCACAAGTCGACCAATGCCTGTCCGAAGGCCGCCTGAATCGTGCCGCCGACCTGCTGGAGCCCGCCGTGGCCGCCGCACCGGAGCGTGACGACCTGCGTCTTAAACTGATGGACGTGTACGCCCGTCAGGGTGACCAGAGCGCGTTTGCCGAACAGGAGCGCCAGTTGCCGGCCAGCGAGCAGAACGTTGCCGAAGTCGCCGGGCTGAAAGAGCGTTATCCAGCCATGCTTGGCCTGGCTGCTGCCGGCCTGGGTGCGGCGGCGCTGGCTGCCGAAATGGATGAGCAATACGTGCAAGAGTTGTTGCACGATGAGCCCGAGGCGCCGGTGGTTGCTGATGTGGTGCCTGACGAGGTATCTGGGTTCGAACCGCAAGTGGAGGCTGAGCCAGAGGCTGTCGGGCAAGCAGAGCCTGAGGCAGAGCTGGATGCCTTCGATGAAGTGCCAGCGCTCGATGTATCCGGCCTGGATGGGCAGGATCTGGACAGCGCCTTCGACCTGAGCCTGGATGACGAGCTGGCCGATGAAGACCCGCTGGCCGCATCCGTGCTGGATGAGCCGGTGGCGCAGGGGGGCGTACCCGACGAGCTGGTAATCGCTGAACCTGTGCTGGATGAGCCCGTACAGGAAGAAGCTCAGCCAGAAGAACCACCGTTTGCCGTGGATGCCGAGCTGCAAGCCGACGCCGACGCTGATTTCGAAGCCATGCTGGCGCAAGCCGAGCCTCAGCCTGCCGTGGACCTGTCTGATTTCGACCTCGACATCAGTGAGCCTGTGGCTCCAGCCACTCCGGATACGGTGGAGCAAGGTCCGGTCGATGTCGCCGCCGAACTGGCTGCCTTCGACAGCGAGCCTGAGTTTGACCCGGTCTCCGAGTTTGACCTGCCGTCGGACTTCGACTTGTCCCTGTCGCTGGACGACGATTCGCCGGCAGCCAAGAGCTTCGCCTCGGAGCTTGACGACGTCAACGCCGAGCTCGACAAGCTGTCGCAGAGCCTCGAAACGCCTTCGTTGGAGCCGCACTTCACCAGCGAAGACGCGGTTGCGCAGCCAGAGCCCGAGCCATTGGACGACCTGGACTTCGACTTCTTCTCCGGCAGTGACGAAGTCGCCACCAAGCTCGACCTGGCCCGTGCCTACATTGACATGGGCGATAGCCAGGGCGCGCGCGACATCCTTGATGAAGTGGTCAAGGATGGCGACGACAGCCAGCGCCAGGAAGCCGAGGACATGCTCTCCCGGCTGGTTTGA